The genomic interval CCGCCCCTTCCCGAAACCGGGTCTCTGCCCCGGGCCCCGCGCCTCAAATGCCGGCGGGGCTGGGTTTCCGCGGCGGGGTGGGTTTCGGGGCTCTGCCCCGGGCCCCGCGCCTCAAACGCCGGCGGGGCTGGGTTCCGCGGCGGGGCCTGGTTGGGTGTTTGTTCGGGTGGGGGCACGGGGGGTGTGGGTGTCCCGTTAGGCTGGGCGGATGACGCGAGCCGAGCAGCCTACGGTCGTGAGCCCCACCTCCGACGCACTTGCCGCAGACTCACGCGAGCGCGCCGTACGAGCCCTGTTGCGTGTTCCTCCGCTGAAGCGGTTGTGGAGCGCACAGCTCGTCGGCGGTACCGGCGATGCACTCGCCCTTCTCGTGCTGGTGCTGCTGTCGCTGCAAGCGGCGGTTCTCGAGGGCTCATTCGGGACCGGATACCGGGGGGCGGCCTTTGCCGTCGCCGCCGTGTTCGGGGCCCGGATCATTTCCACCCTGCTCTTCGGAGCCGTACTTCTGGGGCCGTTGACGTCGCTCACGGCGCCGGGCGGGCCGGTCGACCGGCGGTGGCTGATGATCGGGGCCGACGCGGTGCGGCTCCTGCTGCTCGTCGTCGCGCCCCTGTGGATCGACTGGACGCCCTCCAACGCGCTCACGATGATCCTGGTCACCGTCTTCGTGTCCGGGGTGGCCGAGCGGCTCTGGACCGTCGCCAAGGAGAGCGCGGCGCCCGCGCTGCTGCCCGCCCCGCCGATCGAGGGCGCCGCCGTGCGGCCGCTGCCGGACCACCTCGACGCGCTGCGCCGGCTGTCCCTGCGTACGGACTTCGCGGCCGTTCCCCTCGCCGCGGCCGTCCTGCTGGTCGCCACGGTGATCGGCAGTCTGCTGGGCTCCGGCCTGGACTGGTTCTCGTTCCATCAGGCGGCCCTCGGCTCGTACGTGGCGGCCGGGCTGTTCTCCGCCTCCGTCTCCATCCTGTACTTCCTGGAACTGCCCGGTACGCAGACGCCCCGCCCGCGCTCGCCCCTGGAGGGGTTGCGCCGGCCGTCCGCGGGGAACGGCCCCGACAAGGGCCGCACCGGTTCCATCCCGCTGATCGTCGCCACCTGCGCGGCGGTCGCCGGAGCCGTCGCGGCCGCGGCCGCCGTCGCCGTGCTGCACGCCAGCGACCTCGGCGGCGGGCCCGTCACCCTCGCCCTGCTGGTCCTCGCCCTCACCGGCGGTACGGGTGTGGGTATCCGTACGGCGGGGAAGGTGCTGCCCACCCTGTCGCGGCGGCGGATGCTCTCGTTCGCCACCGCCGTCACCGGCATCGCCCTCCTGGCGATGGGCCTCGTCCCGGACACCGCGACCGTCGTCCTGCTCGCCGTACTCGCCGGATACGCGGCGGGCGTCGCCGCGAACACCGGTCATGTCCTCGTCGACCAGGAGACCGAGGAGGCCCGCCGGTCCAGGATCGGCGAGCACCTCCAGGCCGTCGTCCGGATCCTCATCGCCCTCGGCGCGGTCGGCGGGCCCCTGGTCGCCGCGGCCATCGGCACCCACCGGCTGACCATCGGCGACTTTGTCTTCGCGCACGGCGGCGCCGCGTTCACCCTGATGCTGGTCGGCGCCCTGCTGCTGCCCGTCGCGGTCATCGTCCTCGCGAAGACCGACGACCGTTCCGGCGTACCGCTGCGGCGCGATCTGCGGGAGGCGCTGCGCGGCGGAGATCCGGCCGTCGCGCCCGCCGCGAACGGCTTCTTCATCGCCCTGGAGGGCGGCGACGGAGCCGGCAAGTCCACCCAGGTCGAGGCGCTCGCCGCGTGGATCCGGGCCAAGGGCCACGAGGTCGTCGTCACCCGTGAACCGGGCGCGACGCCGATCGGTAAGCGGCTGCGGTCCATCCTGCTCGACGTGTCGTCGGCCGGGCTCTCCAACCGGGCCGAGGCCCTGCTGTACGCCGCCGACCGCGCCGAGCACGTCGACTCGGTCGTTCGCCCGGCCCTGGAGCGCGGCGCCGTCGTCATCTCCGACCGCTACATCGACTCGTCCGTCGCCTACCAGGGCGCGGGCCGCGATCTGGCGCCCACCGAGATCGCCCGCATCTCGCGCTGGGCGACGAGCGGCCTCGTACCGCATCTGACCGTCCTGCTGGACGTCGCGCCCGAGACCGCGAGGGAACGGTTCACCGAGGCGCCCGACCGGCTGGAGTCCGAGCCTCCGGAGTTCCACGCCCGGGTGCGTGCCGGCTTCCTGACCCTGGCCGCCGCCGACCCGACGCGCTACCTCGTGGTGGACGCCGCGCAGGAACCGGAGGCCATCACCACCGTCGTACGCCACCGCCTCGATCAGGTCCTGCCGCTCTCCGAGGCCGAGATCAAGGCCCGCGAGGAGGCCCGCAAGGCCGCCGAGGAGGAGGCCAGGCGCCGGGCCGAGGAAGAGGCCGCCCGCAAGGCCGAGGAGGAGCGGCTGGAGCGCGAGCGGCAGGAACAGCTCGCCAAGCTCCGCGCCGAGGAGGAGGAGCGCAAGCGCCGCGAGGAGGAGGAAGCCCGCCGCCGCGAGGCCGAGCGCCAGGCGGAGGAGGCCCGGCAGCGCGCCGAAGAGGCCCGGCGCCGGGCCGAGGAGGAGGCCGCCCGCAAGGCCGAGGAGGAGCGGCAGCAGGCCGAGGAGGCCCGCCGCGTCGCCGAGGCCGAGCGCGCGCGCCGCGAGGCCGAGGAGGCGGCGTACGAAGCGGAGCAGGCCCGTCTGCGCCGGCAGGCGGAAGAGGAATCCCGGCTCCGCAAGGAGGCCGAGGCCGCGCGACTGGAGAAGCAGCGCAAGGCCGAGGAGGCCCTGATCCGGGCCGAGGCCGCCCGTCGCCAGGCGGAAGCGGAGGCCCAGGCGAAGGCCCGGGCCGATGCGGCTGCCGCCGAGGAGCGGGCCCGTGAGCGGGCCGCCCGCGAGGAGGAGGCCCGCGCCCTGGCCGCCCAGCAGGAAGCCCGCGCCCGGGCTGCCCGCGAGGAGGAGTCCCGGCTGCGGCAGGACTCCGGGGGCCCCTCGGAAGGCAAGGGTTCCGGCAGCGGCGACGAGGCCGCCGGGCCCGACAACGAGCTGACCGTGCCCACGCCGATCGTGGACCCGAACGAGATCACGCAGCCCGTACCGGCGCCCGGGAAGCCGGCCTCCGGTTCCGGCCGGGGACGCGGGCCCTGGCCGTCCGACCAGGACGAGACGACCGTGATCCCGAAGTTCTCGGACGACTCCGAGGAGACGACGGTGCTGCCGGCCGTACCGGTTTCCGACCCGGCCGACCGCGTGCCGCGCGGCATGTTCCGGGACGAGCGGCAGGCGGAGGGCGACAACGAGCGCACCCGTGAGCTGCCGCAGATCACCGACCCGGATGCGCAGCAGCAGCGGCCCCGGCGCCCCCGGCCCGACTGGGCGGAGGAGACCCCGCTGGACGACCTGCCCAGCCTGGCCGACGAGCTGCTCGGCGGTTACGACGACGAGGGCCCGGAGTCCTCGGGCGGCCGGGGACGACGGCCCCGCCGCTGACCTTCCGGCGCCGACGGAAGTACGCCGATGGCCCCGCGCCCTCCACGGGTGCGGGGCCATCGGCGTCCGTGTTGTCAGACCCGTCCCTCACAATGGGAGACCGGAGCGACGAGAGCCACGCGTCGAGCGAAGCGGAAAGGCGGTGCCCCCATGTCCGTGTGGGACGACCTGGTCGGCCAGGACCGGGTGCAGGAGCAGCTGAGCGCCGCCGCCCGGGACGCCGATGTGCTGGTCACCGCCGACGCGGCGGGGGAGCCGGTGCCGCCCGGCTCGAAGATGACGCACGCCTGGCTGTTCACCGGCCCGCCGGGCTCCGGGCGCTCCACCGCCGCCCGGGCCTTCGCCGCCGCGCTCCAGTGCACGAGCCCCGACCGCGCGCTGGGCGGGGCGCCGGGCTGCGGCTTCTGCGACGGCTGCCACACCAGCCTCATCGGTACGCACGCGGACGTCGACGTGATCCGCACCGACCTGCTCTCCATCGGTGTGAAGGAGACCCGTGAGCTGGTCCGACGCGCCCAGCTCTCACCGGCCGTCGGGCGCTGGCAGGTCATCGTCATGGAGGACGCCGACCGTCTCACCGAGGGCGCGGGCAACGTCCTGCTGAAGGCCGTCGAGGAGCCCGCCCCGCGCACGGTGTGGCTGCTCTGCGCGCCCTCGCTGGAGGACGTGCTGCCGACGATCCGGTCGCGGTGCCGCCACCTCACGCTGCGGACGCCGCCGGTCGACGCGGTCGCCGATGTCCTGGTGCGCAGGGACGGCATCGACCCGGAGCGGGCCGCCGCCGCCGCCCGCGCGACGCAGGGGCACATCGGCAGGGCGCGCCGCCTCGCCACGGACGAGCGGGCCCGGGCGCGGCGGGCCGCGGTGCTGAAGCTGCCGCTGCGCGTCGAGGACATCGGGGGCTGCCTCAAGGCGGCGCAGGAGCTGATCGACACCGCGACCGAGGACGCGAAGCAGGCGTCCGAGGAGGTCGACGCGAAGGAGACCGAGGACATGAAGGCGGCGCTCGGGGCCGCCGCCGGGGGCCGGATGCCGCGCGGGACGGCCGGGGTGATGAAGGAGCTGGAGGACAAGCAGAAGCGCCGTAAGACCCGCACCCAGCGCGACAGCCTCGACCTGGCGCTCACCGAGCTGACCGGCTTCTACCGCGATGTGCTCGCCCTGCAGTTCGGCTCGCGGATCGCGATAGCCAACGCCGATGCCGAGGACGCCCTGGACCGCGTCGCCCGCGCGTCCACCCCGGAGCGCACGCTGCGCCGGATCGAGGCGGTGTCGGCCTGCCGCCGCGCCCTGGACCGCAATGTGGCGCCGCTGCTCGCGGTGGAGGCGATGACGATGGCGCTGCGCGCCGGCTGAGGGGCAGGGCGCGGCGCATCACCCGAAAGAGGCGGGAATCGGGTGTGCGGTGAGGGGGCGGCTACGCTCCGGGCATGGACACCAGGCGCCCGTTCCGCACTCTTGCCCTCGCGCTCGGCACTGCCGGCCTGCTCGTCTCCGGGTGCAGCGGCGGAGACTCGTCGTCCGGAGCCGCGTCCTCCGCCGACGCCGGGTCCGCGTCGCCGTCGGCGGTCCCGGCCGGCCTGAAGCCGTACTACGCGCAGCACCTCAGCTGGCGGGACTGCGGTGTCAGCGGCTTCCAGTGCACGACGATGAAGGCGCCGCTGGACTACGCGAAGCCGGACGGCGACGCGATCAAGCTCGCCGTCTCGCGCAAGAAGGCGACCGGCCCCGGCAAGCGGATCGGCTCCCTCCTGGTCAACCCGGGCGGCCCCGGCGGATCGGCCATCGGCTACCTCCAGGGCTACGCGGGAATCGGTTACCCGGCTCAAGTGCGGGCCCGCTACGACATGGTGGCCGTGGACCCCCGCGGGGTGGCGCGCAGCGAGCCCGTCGAGTGCCTGACCGGGCCGCAGATGGACGCGTACACGCAGGTGGACCAGACCCCGGACGACGCCGCCGAGGTCACGAAGCTGAGCGGCGCCTTCGAGAAGTTCGCCTCGGGCTGCGAGAAGCGCTCGGGCGAGGTGCTGCCGCATGTCTCGACCGTGGAGACCGCCCGCGACATGGACATGCTGCGCGCCCTGCTCGGCGACGAGCGGCTGAACTATGTGGGGGCGTCGTACGGGACGTTCCTGGGGGCGACGTACGCCGAGCTGTTCCCCGGCCGCACCGGCCGCCTGGTCCTCGACGGGGCGATGGACCCCTCGCTCTCGTCCGTGGAGATGAACCGGGCGCAGACGGCGGGGTTCGAGACGGCGTTCCAGTCGTTCGCGAAGGACTGCGTGCGGCAGAAGGACTGCCCGCTCGGGAGCACGTCCGCCTCCGATGCGGCGGACCGCCTGAAGAAGCTCTTCGACCGCCTGGACGCGGACCCGATCCCCACGGGCGAATCGCGCGAGCTGGGCGAGTCGCTCGCCACGACGGGCGTGATCGCGGCCATGTACGACGAGTCGGCCTGGCCCCAGCTGCGCGCGGCGCTGACCGGTGCCGAGTCCGGCGACGGCTCCGGGCTGCTGGCCCTGGCCGACAGCTACTACGAGCGGGAGCCGAGCGGTAAGTACACCAATCTGATGTTCGCCAACGCCGCGGTGAACTG from Streptomyces drozdowiczii carries:
- the tmk gene encoding dTMP kinase — its product is MTRAEQPTVVSPTSDALAADSRERAVRALLRVPPLKRLWSAQLVGGTGDALALLVLVLLSLQAAVLEGSFGTGYRGAAFAVAAVFGARIISTLLFGAVLLGPLTSLTAPGGPVDRRWLMIGADAVRLLLLVVAPLWIDWTPSNALTMILVTVFVSGVAERLWTVAKESAAPALLPAPPIEGAAVRPLPDHLDALRRLSLRTDFAAVPLAAAVLLVATVIGSLLGSGLDWFSFHQAALGSYVAAGLFSASVSILYFLELPGTQTPRPRSPLEGLRRPSAGNGPDKGRTGSIPLIVATCAAVAGAVAAAAAVAVLHASDLGGGPVTLALLVLALTGGTGVGIRTAGKVLPTLSRRRMLSFATAVTGIALLAMGLVPDTATVVLLAVLAGYAAGVAANTGHVLVDQETEEARRSRIGEHLQAVVRILIALGAVGGPLVAAAIGTHRLTIGDFVFAHGGAAFTLMLVGALLLPVAVIVLAKTDDRSGVPLRRDLREALRGGDPAVAPAANGFFIALEGGDGAGKSTQVEALAAWIRAKGHEVVVTREPGATPIGKRLRSILLDVSSAGLSNRAEALLYAADRAEHVDSVVRPALERGAVVISDRYIDSSVAYQGAGRDLAPTEIARISRWATSGLVPHLTVLLDVAPETARERFTEAPDRLESEPPEFHARVRAGFLTLAAADPTRYLVVDAAQEPEAITTVVRHRLDQVLPLSEAEIKAREEARKAAEEEARRRAEEEAARKAEEERLERERQEQLAKLRAEEEERKRREEEEARRREAERQAEEARQRAEEARRRAEEEAARKAEEERQQAEEARRVAEAERARREAEEAAYEAEQARLRRQAEEESRLRKEAEAARLEKQRKAEEALIRAEAARRQAEAEAQAKARADAAAAEERARERAAREEEARALAAQQEARARAAREEESRLRQDSGGPSEGKGSGSGDEAAGPDNELTVPTPIVDPNEITQPVPAPGKPASGSGRGRGPWPSDQDETTVIPKFSDDSEETTVLPAVPVSDPADRVPRGMFRDERQAEGDNERTRELPQITDPDAQQQRPRRPRPDWAEETPLDDLPSLADELLGGYDDEGPESSGGRGRRPRR
- a CDS encoding DNA polymerase III subunit delta'; protein product: MSVWDDLVGQDRVQEQLSAAARDADVLVTADAAGEPVPPGSKMTHAWLFTGPPGSGRSTAARAFAAALQCTSPDRALGGAPGCGFCDGCHTSLIGTHADVDVIRTDLLSIGVKETRELVRRAQLSPAVGRWQVIVMEDADRLTEGAGNVLLKAVEEPAPRTVWLLCAPSLEDVLPTIRSRCRHLTLRTPPVDAVADVLVRRDGIDPERAAAAARATQGHIGRARRLATDERARARRAAVLKLPLRVEDIGGCLKAAQELIDTATEDAKQASEEVDAKETEDMKAALGAAAGGRMPRGTAGVMKELEDKQKRRKTRTQRDSLDLALTELTGFYRDVLALQFGSRIAIANADAEDALDRVARASTPERTLRRIEAVSACRRALDRNVAPLLAVEAMTMALRAG
- a CDS encoding alpha/beta hydrolase, encoding MDTRRPFRTLALALGTAGLLVSGCSGGDSSSGAASSADAGSASPSAVPAGLKPYYAQHLSWRDCGVSGFQCTTMKAPLDYAKPDGDAIKLAVSRKKATGPGKRIGSLLVNPGGPGGSAIGYLQGYAGIGYPAQVRARYDMVAVDPRGVARSEPVECLTGPQMDAYTQVDQTPDDAAEVTKLSGAFEKFASGCEKRSGEVLPHVSTVETARDMDMLRALLGDERLNYVGASYGTFLGATYAELFPGRTGRLVLDGAMDPSLSSVEMNRAQTAGFETAFQSFAKDCVRQKDCPLGSTSASDAADRLKKLFDRLDADPIPTGESRELGESLATTGVIAAMYDESAWPQLRAALTGAESGDGSGLLALADSYYEREPSGKYTNLMFANAAVNCLDLPPAFTGPEAVEKALPSFEKASPVFGRGFAWAALNCAHWPAPATGTAHRIEAKGAAPIVVVGTTRDPATPYAWAESLADQLSSGTLLTYEGDGHTAYGRGSDCVDTAINTYLLEGTPPTEAKKCT